The following coding sequences are from one Malaciobacter pacificus window:
- a CDS encoding ketopantoate reductase family protein codes for MNIVVIGAGGIGAFYGMILHSVGCNVKFIARNENLKYLKQNAMKVTHPNYVIEDKIDTYSIEEFVDNFKPDDIDAVIIATKSMSTKSISEVLANWTKDVKKIPYFISLQNGVENEDVMEKYYNKDYVIGGLTRLIVSHTVSLGHVHCSGEVQTLIGALYPNEKNSAFLEKLKSYLDKTQTTTIICENIRLELWNKLIINNGVNPICALLLEESGPLIRHQKTSKIIEGLMKEAALASNAVGVNLTQDDAQKMFELMTNFQSVKPSMWVDLENSRDLELEDICGVVIKNCEKQGFDAPYTRSVSTILEFLYNRKRGIEN; via the coding sequence ATGAATATAGTAGTAATAGGCGCAGGTGGAATAGGTGCTTTTTATGGAATGATTTTACATAGTGTTGGATGTAATGTTAAATTTATAGCAAGAAATGAAAACTTAAAATATTTAAAACAAAATGCTATGAAGGTAACTCATCCAAATTATGTTATTGAAGATAAAATAGATACATATAGTATAGAAGAGTTCGTGGATAATTTTAAGCCTGATGATATTGATGCAGTTATAATTGCTACAAAATCAATGAGCACAAAGTCAATAAGCGAAGTTCTTGCAAACTGGACTAAGGATGTAAAAAAGATACCTTATTTTATATCACTACAAAATGGTGTTGAAAATGAAGATGTGATGGAAAAGTATTACAATAAAGATTATGTAATAGGTGGATTAACTAGACTTATAGTTTCTCATACAGTTTCTTTAGGTCATGTTCACTGCTCAGGAGAAGTGCAGACTTTAATTGGAGCACTTTATCCAAATGAGAAGAATAGTGCATTTTTAGAAAAGTTAAAAAGCTATTTAGACAAAACGCAAACAACAACTATAATATGTGAAAATATTAGATTAGAGTTATGGAATAAGTTAATTATAAATAATGGTGTAAATCCTATTTGTGCATTATTACTAGAAGAATCAGGTCCTTTAATAAGACATCAAAAAACTTCAAAGATAATTGAAGGTCTTATGAAAGAAGCAGCACTTGCTTCAAATGCAGTTGGAGTAAATTTAACACAAGACGATGCACAAAAGATGTTTGAACTTATGACAAACTTTCAATCAGTTAAACCATCTATGTGGGTTGATTTAGAAAACAGTAGGGATTTAGAACTTGAAGATATTTGTGGTGTAGTTATAAAAAACTGTGAAAAGCAAGGTTTCGATGCACCATATACAAGAAGTGTATCAACTATATTAGAGTTTTTATACAATAGAAAAAGAGGAATAGAAAACTAA
- a CDS encoding DMT family transporter, with amino-acid sequence MQYYVLLLLTVLFWSGNFIVGRYISSEISPMELSFYRWFIVLVILLPFFIFHFKNIMQVFKKQYLNIILLGALSVTGFNTFLYYGLQTTTATNALLINSSTPIFIILFSALILKTTMSKVQWLGIVLSTFGVVYLILKGEIDHFFDLTFTSGDLWIIAACIDWALYSVLLKFKPKELNAFEFLTVTTIIGVVIIYGVFLYQGYSFSFDFVKNDDVLYSMIYIVIFPSLLSFYFWNISTPQVGANKAGQFAHIMPISGAALAYIFLDEVLYFYHLIGLILIFLGIYLSIFYKRKVF; translated from the coding sequence ATGCAATATTATGTTTTATTACTTCTTACAGTACTTTTTTGGTCGGGAAATTTTATTGTAGGGAGATATATTTCAAGTGAAATATCTCCTATGGAGTTATCTTTTTATAGATGGTTTATAGTATTAGTTATACTATTACCTTTTTTTATATTCCATTTTAAAAATATTATGCAGGTATTTAAAAAACAGTATTTAAATATCATACTATTAGGTGCATTAAGTGTTACAGGGTTTAATACTTTTTTATACTATGGATTGCAAACAACCACTGCTACAAATGCATTGTTGATTAATTCCTCAACACCAATATTTATAATACTATTTTCAGCCCTAATTTTAAAAACAACTATGAGTAAAGTTCAATGGCTAGGAATTGTACTTTCTACTTTTGGTGTAGTTTATTTAATATTAAAAGGTGAAATTGACCATTTTTTTGACTTAACATTTACAAGTGGAGATTTATGGATAATAGCTGCTTGTATTGATTGGGCTTTATATTCAGTATTATTGAAATTTAAACCAAAAGAGTTAAATGCCTTTGAGTTTTTAACTGTTACGACTATTATTGGTGTTGTAATTATATATGGAGTATTTTTATATCAAGGATATAGTTTCTCTTTTGATTTTGTAAAAAATGATGATGTCTTATACTCAATGATTTATATAGTTATATTCCCTTCACTATTATCATTTTATTTTTGGAATATTTCAACACCTCAAGTTGGGGCAAATAAAGCAGGGCAATTTGCTCATATAATGCCAATTTCAGGTGCAGCACTTGCATATATTTTTCTTGATGAGGTATTATATTTTTATCATTTAATTGGACTTATATTAATTTTTCTTGGTATTTATTTATCAATTTTTTATAAAAGAAAAGTATTTTAA
- a CDS encoding tellurium resistance protein TerC: MIATPKNENLKDLPKGKGSFIRTYMGVHFFGSVINMSSLLLVADKMYKKAKLSDAQIVLLTRAFSSDAYWSPFFVAFAAAITYAPNLDTHIIIINGLFLVLIGFMFTFYEITKNDRFELENFRGYPIALETLVLPFSLAFLVLLTNYFVKDLKVIVLIALFSLILAFFVLPIKKGINKSINIFKSHILEELPKMKVEMSLFLIAGMFGISISSILFGIGIELPFEKFDWIIASIFLALFIILGFVGIHPIISIAIVGEFLSGVNHTLLAVAFLMSWATTVSTSPFSGLNLTIVSRYTLDSKRVFKLNIIYAIKMYFVSVFCLYCLSKYLGI; the protein is encoded by the coding sequence TTGATTGCCACACCAAAAAATGAAAATTTAAAAGATTTACCAAAGGGAAAAGGTTCATTTATTAGAACATATATGGGGGTTCATTTCTTTGGTTCGGTTATAAATATGTCATCATTACTATTGGTTGCTGATAAAATGTATAAAAAAGCAAAACTTAGTGATGCACAGATTGTTTTATTAACTAGAGCTTTCTCTTCAGATGCTTATTGGTCACCATTTTTTGTTGCTTTTGCAGCAGCTATTACTTATGCTCCAAATTTAGATACACATATAATCATCATAAATGGTCTTTTCTTAGTATTGATTGGTTTTATGTTCACTTTCTATGAAATTACAAAAAATGATAGATTTGAGTTAGAAAACTTTAGAGGATATCCCATTGCTTTAGAGACATTAGTTCTTCCTTTTTCTTTAGCTTTTTTAGTTTTACTTACAAACTATTTTGTTAAAGATTTAAAGGTAATTGTGTTAATTGCTCTATTTTCCCTTATCTTAGCTTTTTTTGTTTTACCAATTAAAAAAGGAATAAATAAATCAATTAATATATTTAAAAGTCATATTTTAGAAGAGTTACCAAAAATGAAAGTGGAGATGTCACTATTTTTGATTGCTGGAATGTTTGGTATTTCAATTAGTTCAATTTTATTTGGAATAGGAATAGAATTACCCTTTGAGAAATTTGATTGGATCATTGCTTCAATATTTTTAGCTCTTTTTATAATTTTAGGTTTTGTTGGAATTCATCCAATAATATCTATTGCAATTGTAGGAGAGTTTTTAAGTGGAGTTAATCATACTCTTTTAGCGGTTGCTTTTTTAATGTCTTGGGCAACAACAGTTTCAACTTCACCATTTAGTGGTTTAAATTTAACAATAGTTTCAAGGTATACTTTAGATTCTAAAAGAGTATTTAAATTAAATATTATTTATGCAATAAAAATGTATTTTGTTTCAGTATTTTGTTTATATTGTTTATCAAAATATTTAGGGATTTAA
- a CDS encoding NlpC/P60 family protein: MIKKSYFFIPLLLIFTGCTASKSVADNSEHNINTNNNTNKEIIISYEEYQKLFKSEKEEKFEPIITPEEYKAMIEEGKTKKTKELSSNASDKEIKAALMEFYNEWKNVKYKFGGNSKKGIDCSAFTQRIFKEKFNVKIPRSTRTQVKSGEGIKKSQLQLGDLVFFKTGKYDRHVGVYMGDGNFMHASIKGIKFTKLNKPFYKKAYWTSRRILD; this comes from the coding sequence ATGATAAAAAAATCTTATTTTTTTATTCCACTTTTACTAATATTTACAGGTTGTACAGCATCTAAATCTGTAGCAGACAACTCAGAACACAATATAAATACAAACAATAATACAAATAAAGAAATTATTATTTCATATGAAGAATATCAAAAATTATTCAAATCTGAAAAAGAAGAAAAATTTGAACCAATAATAACACCTGAAGAATATAAAGCTATGATTGAAGAAGGTAAAACTAAAAAAACAAAAGAGCTTTCTTCAAATGCTAGTGATAAAGAAATTAAAGCTGCCCTAATGGAGTTTTATAATGAATGGAAAAATGTAAAATATAAATTTGGTGGCAATTCTAAAAAAGGTATTGATTGTTCAGCATTTACTCAAAGAATTTTTAAAGAGAAATTCAATGTAAAAATACCAAGAAGTACTAGAACACAAGTTAAATCAGGAGAAGGTATAAAAAAATCTCAACTTCAATTAGGAGATTTAGTTTTCTTTAAAACAGGAAAATATGATAGACATGTTGGAGTTTATATGGGTGATGGAAATTTTATGCATGCATCAATCAAAGGTATAAAATTCACAAAATTAAATAAACCTTTTTATAAAAAAGCATATTGGACATCTAGAAGAATTTTAGATTAG
- a CDS encoding NlpC/P60 family protein has product MFIKNILFISILFLFFTGCSIKNETTNIHIKTVDNIEIKSASLEHLIEEKIKEERKSSSNLNEKLYNFYSEWKGVKYKFGGNSKNGIDCSALIQIAFKEKLDLDIPRTTKLQSKTGYEIEKSDLNTGDLVFFKTGKNSRHVGIYLDNGEFIHASTKKGVTISKLDNVYFKRHYWKSQRIID; this is encoded by the coding sequence ATGTTTATTAAAAATATATTATTTATTTCTATCTTATTTTTGTTTTTTACAGGTTGTTCAATAAAAAATGAGACTACAAATATTCATATAAAAACAGTTGATAATATTGAAATAAAGAGTGCTTCACTTGAACACTTAATTGAAGAGAAGATAAAAGAAGAGAGAAAATCAAGTTCTAATCTAAATGAAAAACTTTATAACTTTTACTCTGAATGGAAAGGTGTTAAATATAAATTTGGTGGTAACTCTAAAAATGGAATAGATTGTTCTGCTTTAATTCAAATTGCTTTTAAAGAGAAACTAGATTTAGATATTCCAAGAACAACAAAATTACAATCTAAGACCGGTTATGAAATTGAGAAATCAGACTTAAATACTGGCGATTTAGTTTTTTTTAAAACAGGAAAGAATTCACGACATGTTGGGATATATTTAGATAATGGAGAGTTTATTCATGCTTCAACAAAAAAAGGAGTAACCATATCTAAACTTGATAATGTCTATTTTAAGAGGCATTATTGGAAATCACAAAGAATTATTGATTAA